CAGCTATGTTCGGCTGGAATCTGGTAATGCTCTTGCAGCTTGCCATCCTTCAGCAAACGGAAGAAATAATCGGTCGGGAAGTGCTGCTCCCCCTTTTCGTCCGCTTCTTTCCAGTATTCGAGCAAGTTGTGCTCGAAGTGGCGAATGACCGTTTCCGGAATGCAGGTATCGGTAACGCGATTGAAACCATCTTCACGAAGCTGGAACTCGTCTTCTGGCGACAGGTCGCGATAGTTGGTGCACATCGCGTAGTCGTCGTGGGCGACGAGGTTGAAGAAGTCTTCTTCGAAGTTGGCAGCCGTGCAACTGATGGCGTGTACCTTATCGGCACGGATCATCTCGGCCAGAGAAATGCCCAGTTCGGCCGTGCTCATGGCACCGGCGATCGACATGAACATCTTGCCACCTCCATCGACCATCGACTTGTAAGTCTTGGCCGCATCCAGCATCTCGCGAGCGTTGAAATGGCGGTAATGCTTCTCCATAAACGCGCTGATGCTCATCGTGTGCGACTCCTGCAGAAAACGGAAAGATTGCACCGCCGCCAATCGCACTTCGCGATACAGCCGGACGGACTGTTTTGAGGCGGACGATTATATCAGTGCGCCAAGGCGAGGAAAATTAGCCACGCTTCTCCCAGGATCTTTCCAATGGCAATCTTCATCGATCCGCACTGATTTTGCCCGCCAGAAATTCACTCGAGTCTACGGGTTTAGCGGAACCTGATCAGCGATGGGCCATATCTGCCCCATGATCGTAATAGTTCTCAAAAGTAGTGATAGGCAGTAATTGATGCATTTTCTGCAATAACCACCGTAGAGGGGTAGTTGTGTACCTATATTTCGTGTAAAGCGCAAAATTGAATAAAATCAAATAAAGTGGTTTGCTTTGTATTCAACGGGGGCTGTAGCATGCCCCAAAGGTTGAGGTTTTCTTCTCTGACTCGGCGTTCGTCGGGTTTCTCGCTGCGCAGCTTACCCCAAATTGCAGTCTTCCTAATTCTTCCATATCTCGTAGAGGAACAGAGTTATGAAATGTAGAAGGTCTCTGAGCGGATTCACGCTCGTCGAACTCCTGGTGGTGATCGCCATTATCGGTGTATTGGTCGCCCTGTTACTTCCGGCCGTCCAATCGGCCCGAGAGGCAGCACGTCGAGCGCAATGTACCAACCAGATGCGGCAGCTTGGGTTGGCCATTCACAACCACCACGACTCTCATAAGTTCTTTCCAACCGCAGGCCGAGGATGGGACTATTTGCCCACGTTCAACGTCAATCACGACCAGGTCGACGGCAGTCCATTGGTAGGTGCCCAGCAGGAAGCGGGATGGCAGTATCAGATCTTGCCCTACCTGGAACAGATGAACGTTTATCAGGGGGATAATTACGGCACGGCCGAAGAACGAGGCCATCGCATCGCTGAAGCGGTGATTCAAACCTATTACTGCCCCAGCCGCCGGGCCGCCGCGCCGACGCCCCAGTCGTATCGCCAAAGCAAGTACAAAAACGTCGCCATGACGGTCCCTTCCGGCACGCACGAGATCGGTAAGTCGGACTATACCGCATGCTGCCGAGACTCGCGTCCGCGAGAGCTGAACACCACCATGCCGAGCCAGTTCTCGGACGACTCGACTTCGCTCTACAACGTCGGCTTTAACGATATCAGCAACGGCTACGGCTGGGCGAAACGGACTGAGTATTGGAGTGGCGGTAAGACTGGCACGTTGACTTTCAGCGGCATTTCCGACGGTTCGTCGACGACTCTCTTCATTGGCGAGAAGCGGATGCAGGTCGGCTATATCGGCCAGAATCCTGGCAACGACGACAACGGCTGGGTGAGTGGCTGGGACAACGACTCGGTCGCGTTGGCCGGACGATTGCCAGGGCCAGATGCCCCAAATGTTCCTTACACCGACGCGTTCGGTTCGGCCCATCCCAGCGGATTCAATGCCTTGTTCGGGGATGGAAGTGTTCGACAGATTCCGTACGGTGTCGACGTTGTGGTGCTGGTTCGCATGTCCCACGTCGCTGACGGCCGTTCGTACAAAGACCCGTAAATCATGAAGGTCCGAAGTGCGCGGATTCCAGAATATTCCACAAGGTGAGGAACCATCACGTGAAACAAAAGTATTGCATTCTAAGCATGGCGTTGATCGCCCTGGCAGGACTTATCTTCAGCGGCTGTGGCAGCGGTGGAAACCAGGTAACGGTATCGGGACAGGTCGTCGAGAACGGCCAACCAATCCCAGTCCCGAATTACGAAGAAGGAGTGAACAACGTCGCGCTGGTCTTTGTGCCACTCGATGAATCGGGCGAGATGAAAGACGAAGCAGCCCATGGTGCGAACGCTTCGGAAGATGGCAAGTTCACCGTTACCGGCAACATGGGGAACGGCATTCCACCAGGAAAGTACCGCGTGGCAGTGCGTATGACCAGTATGTCCAAAGATGGCATGGCCAGCGACGATGCCTGGAAAGGGAAGTATGGTCCGACTTCGTCCCCGTTTGTGTTTGACATTAGCTCCAGCACGAAAGACCTGAAAATCGATCTCGCCGAGGCTCCCAAGTCGTGAGCGATTCGAGTCGGGGCAGCTTCAGTGACTTAGAAAGGCCGTGCTTCGCCCCAGGGTGGCCGCGGCCTTTTTCTATCGTGTCGAACTCGTCTTACCATCATCTATTCAGGATGTCGTTCCATGAAAAACTATCGAGGTTTCACCCTGGTCGAGCTGTTGGTGGTGATCGCCATCATCGGGGTGTTGGTCGCGTTGTTATTGCCGGCGGTGCAATCTGCCCGAGAAGCGGCACGACGAACGCAGTGTGCCAACCATATGCGTCAGATCGGCCTGGCAATCCACAATCATCACGACACACACCAGCACTTTCCAGCAGGTGGACGTGGGTGGCAACACTTTCCGACCTTCAATGTCGATTGGGGACAGACCGGAGGAAGTCCTGAGGTGGGCGTCAAGCAGGAGGCAGGTTGGATGTACCAGATTCTGCCTTACCTGGATCAGATGAATGTCTACCTGGGCGACAATCACGGGACCGTTGAAGAACGAGGCATTCGGATTTATGGCGCCGTGATTCCAACCTTTTACTGCCCCAGTCGCCGAGCCGCCGCGGCCACCCCACGTAACATAACCCCCAGCCTTTACCGCAGTGTCGACGTGGGGGCGCCTTCCGGCATGTATGAAGTTGGCAAGAACGATTACACCGCCTGCTGTGCTTCCGACCGACCGCACGAACTGAAGAACATCTTGCCGAGCAAATACCCGGACGACAACGCCCTGAACAATGCCGGTTTTCGCTCGATCTCTAATGGGTATGGCTTCATCAAGCGTACCGAGTACTGGCATCCCGATGGTCCTCGAAACACTGGCCTGTTGACTTTCTCGGGGATCCCCGACGGCTCGTCGACGACGCTGTTCGTGGGGGAGAAACGGATGGCGGTTTCGACGATCGGCCAAAATCCTGGGAATGATAACGAAGGGTATGCTTGCGGCTGGGACCAGGACACCATCGGCCGCGCCGACATGCTTAGCGGTCCCGACCTTCCGTCCATCGTTTCGACGGTGGCCTACGGCTCGGCGCACCCAGGGGGGTACAACGCATTGTTTGGTGACGGCAGTGTGATCAATCTGGCGTATGGCATCGATGTCGAAGTCCAGTCCCGCATGGGACACATCGCCGATGGCCGGTCATTCAAGATGCCGTAAATCGAACGGTCCGTAAGTCAACATGGGGCGAACAGGCTGGCCTGAATTTCACCAGGTCAGCCTGTTTTTTTCCTTTTAGCCCCCCGATACTGGCACATCTTTCGCGAATAGAATAACGCCACCATTGTTGTTTTGTTCCGAGGATGTCTCCATGGTTTATGTTGCCGCTACCTTATTGCTGTTGGCCAATATGACGGCCTGGGTATCGACCCTGATTACTCTGCCAGGCAACTGGATCTTGTTGCTGTTTACCTTTCTCTACGCCTTCTTTCTGCCGGCCGAATATTACCCGCGTGTCAGTTGGACCGTGGTGATCGTGATGGCCGTGTTGGCGATCCTTGGCGAAGTGCTCGAGTTCCTGGCAGGTGCCGCCGGAGCTGCCAAGCAAGGGGGAAGTCGCTGGGGGATCGTGCTTTCGCTCGTGGGTGCATTCGTCGGAAGTTTGACCGGCGCGATCATGCTGAGCTTTGTCCCGGTCATCGGAACGATGATCGGCGCGCTACTGGGTGGCGCCTTAGGTGCATTCGGCGGTGCTTGGGCTGGGGAACACAACACCGCGAAGACACACGAAGAACGCTGGGCGATCGGCAAAGGAGCATTCGTCGGACGCATTATGGGAACGGTCGGCAAGTTGGCCGTTGGCATCATTATGCTGGTGCTGGTGACGCTGGACTCGTTCTTCGATCTCTCGGCCCGACCAATTGTGACCGAGGCCGTTTCGATGTTGTCGCCTTAGCCGGCAGCAACTACGCCAGGTACTTAGCACTCAGCTTGCGAACCGTGTTCATATTCCGCATGGTGCTGCTCGGCAGTTTCAAGGCTTTCATCTCCGGCAGGTTCCACACCTCGGAATCGGACATCTTGCCATAGCGTAGCCAGAAGATCTCGCGCCCAACCACACGGAAGAGGTCTTCATCCGTCTCGATCGTCTCCAAAGCTTTGACTGTCTTCGGTGCCAAAGCTTTCGCTAGAAACGAAACGTGCATGCTCCAGCCGTCTTCGCTTTGCTGCGGAAAAATCTCGGCCGAAGCGATCTGGCGAACTTCGGCTGCGGTCCGGACGAAGGTGTCGACTTCATACCCGAGTGAGTGCTGCAGATGATCAGCGATTTCGCTCGCCAGTTTGGCGTCGCTCTTCTTAGCCGTCTGAAAGATCACGTTGCCACTGGCGATGTAGGTCTCGACCGCGTCGTAACCCAGCTCTTCGAAGTAACCGCGTAACTGATCCATCGAAAGCCGGCGTCGGCCCAGGTTCAGCCCACGCATGAACGCAACGTATTGAGATAGTTTTGCCATGCGGCTGTTCTAGCAGAACAACAGCACGCTGACGAGTTCTTCCAGCTAGTTCTTCAGGTCGAAGTCGAAGCTGGTTTGTGAGTCCGAAACGGAAGCCTTCAGTTCTGATGTCCGCACCGAGTGGTACTGGGCTGGGATGCTGTTGTCGTACTTCTTCATCGGTGGTGAGTTCGGATTCTTGGAAGGAACTTCGACCATCGATGGCTCGACGGCGACCTGGTATTCCCCGGTCGGAATCGAAACCTGATAGGTACCATTGCCGACGTCGCTGCGACTGGCGTAACCGGTCGCTGGGTTTTCAAACGAGATCGAGCCCCCTTGGACCGGCTTGCCATCCATGGTGACATTGCCCGTCACGGTGACCATGTGCGGGCCTGCGGGGCCACAACCGGCAATCAACAACAAGGCAGAAGCAAGCAGAAGGAACTTGGACATGACGATTTCGCTTGGAAGAGCAGGGGGCGAGGTGATGGGAAGAGTGCCACATAAGTGACGCGGCTACTTGCGTCACTTACGAGTTCAAACGCATTGCCTTACGGCAGTTGGACTACGTTGCCGTCGTCGCGATCGGCCAGGTTCTTGCCAACATTCACGTCCAGCGTTTCAGGCAGAAAGCGAATCGAGGCATCCGACACAATGACCAAAGCACCGCCTGGGTGAGCCGACTGAATCGGCGTGTTGCAGGCATCGGCCTTGGCCCAATTGCCACCGATGATGCTCGTGCCGATTCCCTGTCGAACCGTCGTGATGTTCCAGCAACGCGTATCCGCGCCCCACGATCCATCCGTGCCATTCGGCCGAGCTGTGATCTTGGCACCCATGTACCAACCACTCACGGGATGACCGCGACCATCAAAGGTCTTGTTGCTGCCGTCGGTGGTGAAGCCTGATTGTTCGGCGATGCAGAACGTGTTCGACGTGCCGTCGGTGATGTCGCGGAACGACGTTCCCACGAAGTTACGGAACACGCCACCATCCGAGATGTAGCTACTGTTCGTTGCCGCATGATCGGTGGTGATATGGTTGTCGCTCCCAGCGATCAAGATGTAATCGGTCTGCTGGATTGAAACGGTATCGCCGGAAGGACCAGCCGTTTCAAAGCGAGGGAGCGGGCTGGAAGGGCACCAGTAACCGTCGACCGAGATGTCTTTCAAGATCGCCCGCAACGGACCCGATCCGGTCGACCCCAGCCAGAAGGTCATGCGGAAGTTGTTCGAGGTGGTCTTTATCTGGTTGAACAGAGCACCTTGTTCCATGAAAGGCAACAACGAAACCCAGGCGGTCGGGCCATGCGCGCCTGTGTTGGCCGCGCCGGCGATCGACGAAGGTGGGAACGTGTTGAAGGTGTCGTGATAGTTGTGCAGAGCCAACCCGATCTGTTTCAGGTTGTTGCTGCAGCTCATTCGGCGTGCCGCCTCACGAGCTTGCTGGACCGCCGGCAGCAGCAAGGCGATCAACACACCAATGATGGCGATCACCACCAATAGCTCGACCAGCGTGAAACCTCTTCTTTGCATGACGGGACGTCCTTGGGGAGTGGCAATAAAAATCGATATTCGCGCGAATATTTTTAGTTTATGCCCGCTTTGGGAATGGACAATGGCTGTTTGTCAGTTAACGGTAAAATCGGCCATGAAATCGCAATGATAGCGGAGTGGATCTTGTCGCTGTACTCCCGTAAGGAGGGGTGAGCTTCATGCTAAACCGCTCTGCAGAACTAGATGCCGCAGCCACAACCGCTCGACCAGACTCGGCCATCAGCCGCCATGATCGGTTGGTGTTGATGTTGTGGCGGTGCGGGTTGCGAGTTGTCGTAGCCGCCGAAGCGAGCCACCGGCGACCAATCGGGACTGACCGCTGGCAAGGCCGGAGCCAGAGAACGGAACTCTTCGTTTCCATAGACCACTTTGCCGCCGACAACTGTCAGCACACTTTCAAGTCCGCGGATCGCGTTCTCTTCGACTGAAAAGTAGTCGTCGCTCAGCACGGCCAGGTCGCCATAGTGACCAACGCTCAAGGTCCCCTTCTTGTCGTCGTCATGACTGAACCAGGCACTTCCCGCGGTGTAGAGTCGCAACGCTTCTTCACGCGACAGGCGATCACTTTCGTCATGCATGACCGTGCCGCCGACCGTTTTCGAGGTCACCATCCACCACAAGCATGTCCATGGATGGTAACTCGCCACACGAGTTCCGTCGGTCCCTGCGCCGACTGGCAGCCCCATCTGTAACATCTTGCGAAGCGGCGGCTTTCGTTTCACCGACTCGGTCCCGTAGCGGCGAATGTAGTACTCGCCTTGGTACGCCATCCGGTGCTGGATGGCGATCCCGCCTCCCATGGCCGCGATGCGTTCGAGGTTCTGATCGGAAACCGTTTCGGCATGATCGATGAACCAACGCAACTGATCGATCGGAGTGTCGCGATGGACACGTTCAAAGATGTCGAGAAAGCGTCCGATCGATTCGTCGTAGGTCGCATGGATTCGCCAAGGCCAATTCGATTCGGCCAGCGTACGAACGACCGCTTCCAGTTCGTGTTCCATCGTCGGGCGAAGATCAGGACGCGGCTGGAGGAAGTTCTCGAAGTCAGCGGCACTCCAAACAAGGTTCTCGCCGGCGCCGTTGACCTTCAGCAAGTCGCTGCCGGCACCTGGGCGAGTCATACCCAGCCAGCGACGATAGTCGTTCAGTTCTTCTCCCGGTTTCTGGGCAAACAGGCTATACGCAATCCGCAGCGTCAGATGCCCATCGTCATCCAGCTTTCTGACCACGGCGTAATCATCGGGATAGTTCTGCCCGCCACCGCCTGCGTCGGAAGCACTGGTCACGCCGAACCGATTGAGCTCGCGCATGTACTGCCGAGTAGAATTCAATTGGTCTTCGTACGAGAGCTTTGGGGCGTTGGCGATCGTCGAGTAAAGAATCAACGCGCTCGGCTCGGCAATCAGCAGCCCGGTCGGATTGCCTTGACGGTCGCGAGCGATCAAGCCGCCGGGTGGATTCGGCGTGGTTTTGTCGAAGCCAAGTGCTCGCAGGGCCGCCTTGTTGAGCATGGCCGAATCGTAAAGGTGCAGCACCAACACCGGAGTATCAGGGGCGGCCTGGTTGATCTCGTCGAGGGTCGGCATGCGACCTTCGGCGAATTGAAATTCGTTCCATCCACCGATGATGCGAACCCATTGAGGCGGCGGCGTGTTCTCGGCTTGGACTCGAAGTTGTTCGAGGGCCTGGGCAACGGTTGGCACGCCGTCCCAGCGAAGTTCCAGGTTGTAATACAAGCCGGCGCGAATGACGTGCAAGTGCGAGTCGTTCAGACCGGGAATGACTCGTCGCTGATTCAGGTCGATGACTTTGGTCTGAGAGTCTGCCAGTGGGAGGATCTCTGGATCGCTTCCCAACGCTGAGACTTTACCGTCGGAGATCGCCACGGCGGTCACTTCCGGCTGAGATGGATCGAGCGTCGTGATCTTACCGTGATGAAGAATCAGTTGCGGGGCCATGGTCCAATATCCCAATATGAGTAACTGGCGGATGCAGCCAGGGAGCAAAGAAACGAGTCAGTACCGGCATCACACCCCAAGCCAACGTGACCGTGACAAACATGGTTGTCACCGCGGTCGCGATCAGGCTGTGGAGGTTGACGAGAACTGGAGGGAGCACGTTGCCCCAGAACAGCACACTGGGAAAGACGCCCAGCCAGGTAATGATGGCCATCTTCCAGCGCGGCGGACTCTTCTTTGGATCACGGAAGAACATCTCGAGCCCGTCGATCTTGCGACGCGTCGCTTCTTCCACCACCATCGATTTGGTGCGTTCGTGAAAGTCGCGAAAACGCTGCGAGCGATAAAACGCATCGCAAGAGGCCTGATCTTCAAAGGAACGCAAGATACCGTACTCACAGCCAACCGAGCCTGGGACCGGCGCCAACAGAAGGACGCCTGCGGTGCCTGGTTCGTGAAGCGAGTCGCGAGCGAACTCTCGGAGGGCGGTTTCGTAATCCGCTTCTCGACCAGGACGGGCTTCGTGCGTGATGGCAACATGGACGCGGTTCATGCGTTTCCCTTTTCCGTGAATGCGAAGACAGTTTCGCCAACGCCTGGCCAGGGAAGTGCTTGGATCCCTGGCCACTGATAAGAAAGCTGGACTAGGCCAGAACTTTGCGGGCCGGCGAAGCTTTGTGGACCATGGTGTAAGCGTACTCGATCCCCACACCGTATGCTCCGCCATGTTCGCGGAAGATATCCATCAGGGCGTCGTAATGTTCGCGGTGGGCCCAGTCACGTTGGAACTCGAGAACGGTTGCGACCGAGGTCATGCGAACGGCACCTGCTTGAACCATGCGGGAAAGTGCCGCTTCGTGAGCCGCCAGCGAAGTTCCGGCCGAAGCGTCTTCGACCACATAAATGTTGTACCCTTCGGCCAGCATGTTCAACGTCGGCCAGGTAATGCAGACCTCGGTCCACAATCCGCTGAGGATAACGTTCTTCTTGCCGGTCGCCTTGATCGCTTCGCGGAACGCAGGCGTATCCCACGAGTTCATTCCGGTGCGTTCGATCGGCTGCTGGTTCGGGAAGATGTCGAGCAGTTGCGGCCACATCGGACCACTGAACGACTCGGTTTCGACCGTCGTCAGAATCGTCGGGACACCAAACTCTTTGGCACCCTTGGCCAGCATCAAGACATTGTTCATCAGCAGTTGACGGTCGATACCGCTGCTGACACCAAACGACATCTGCGGTTGGTGGTCGATGAAGACCAACACGCTGTTGTCTGCCGTGATCAGTCCGCCGTCGGTGTTTGCGAGAATGTTCGCCATGGTTCAAAATCCTTCAGTTTGAAAAGTGAGTTGCAACAGATATCTAGTTAAAAAAATTCAATTGAGAGACCGGAGGTCATTTTCGAGCACGAAACAACAGCTCGCTAAGCGAGTTCAGTTCCTTTTCTGTCAGGTCTTGGAATTGCGAATCGTGCAGTTGATTGATAGGAGCATCGAGCTCTTGGAGCGTCGATTGTCCCTTCTCGGTGAGCGAGACCCACACGACTCGGCGATCGTCTTCGCTGCGATTGCGATCGACGAGCCCGGCAGTCACCATGCGTTCGACTAGCCGAGAGATGTCCGTCTGCAGCGAGATCATCCGTTCCGCGATCTGATAGGTTTGCATCGGCTTTCCTTCGCCACGCAGAATGCGGAGGGCATTGTATTGCGGGTCGGTCAGGCCGTGCTCTTTGAGCAGTCGCGAAACCTGAGTTGAAAGCAGGGCATGCGTTCGCATCAGGTTCAGATAGGCTTCCTGGCGAGGGCAGTTGAACGAAGTTCGCTTGCCGATCTCGCTGGCCAATCCGTTTCGCGTGTTGTCTTGTTTGCTGCTCATGTGTGTATTTGTACGGTGTAACGTATTGTGTTGCAACAGATAAAAGTGCCAAATGATCAAAATGGCTCAAGAGAGGGGATTCGGCAGGTTCTAGCTAGGAACCACTTCTTGCTCAGGAATTCCTAGCGGACGATGCGTGCTGGCGAAGTCTTGAATCACCGGCTTCGGTCCGTCTGGGTAAAGCCATGGGCGGAACAGCTTCGTAAGAAACGGCATGATCACCCATGCCAGCGAAGCGACAACGGCCACGTTCACGATCGCACGGATCAGCAGGTCATGCATGAAGCCGATCATCGGCGGGATCGTCATCGAGAAGAGCAGGGCACTCGGAAAGACGCCCAGCCAGGTCACGACAAACATCTTCCAACGCGGTGGACTGGTCTTCGGATCGCGAAAGAAGCCTTCCAGCCCATCCAGCCGATGACGCTTGGCATCATCGGCCACCAACGGTCGCGTGCGACGATGGAACTCTCGGTAGCTTTCCGAGTGGTAGAAGGCATCGCACGATTCCTGGCTGTCGAACGTGCGAAGGATGCCATACTCTTTGCCGAGTGACCCAGGTACAGGGGCGAGGAGCAACACACCCGATACGCCTGGCTCGTCGAGCGACTTCTTGGCGAACTCGCGCAACGCTGCTTCGTATTCGACTTCTTTACCTGGCTTGGCCTGATGGGTGATGGCGATATGAAACTGGCCCATGGGTCCGACTTCTGGCTAGGAACTCAAAAACGACGAATCAAAAACGATTCCGAACTTTCCTGCAGCGTCCCGGGGGCAAGGGCTACTTGAAAATATGGACCATGAATCGATGGTCGCCAATTTTCAGCCGAGATCTCTTCCAGGAAAGCGGAAACAAGGTGCAAACAATACACCAATTACGTCCTGGCAGGTGGTCGATTCGAAGCCATCTGGCGAGGTTCATCCGATATTCATGCCATGTTATTGATAGCGTTCCAGCGACTTTCCCTTAGCCGCTTTCAACGGGGATGAATCGCGCGATGGACGCGCAGGACGCGGATTATCGATCTCGATCGCACAGAAAATTCATGCTGGTGGGATCGGCGACATCGCTGCTGGTTCTTGAGTGCGCGTGTGGAAGATTGCACTCGTAACGGTCAGACTGCCGGACGATCAGGCAGCCAGTCGTGGGAATGGGTCGCTGTGGTAACTTATTGTCCACCTTTGTCGCGTTCGTTGGCGTCGGCAAATGCGGGCCGATCTGCGGAAAGAGGTGAGTGTTTCACTCGTTAAAGCCGCGTAGACAAGGCGTCACTGGAAAAGTGGAATAACTTTTGGGATTCGCAGCAACCGAACCAGACCTGCGACGTTAATCAGGTCACCAGAAGGTGCAACTTGCTTGAGGAAACATGCTATGTGGCAGATCGCCGCGTCCGTCGGAAGTTATGAGAGTGGAGCGGTAAACCATGCCACCGATGTGAAAACGGTTCAGCGGATGCTGACCGATATTGCTCGAAAGCTGAACGTGCCGGCCTTCAACCCAGGCGGCGTCGACGGTTTGATTGCTCGGGTCGCTTCTCAGTCGAGTACCGTCAAGGCGATCACGCAGTTTCAGGTTCGCCGCGTCGGCCTGGCCCAGGCCGATCAACGCATCGACGTCGGCGGCAAGACCTGGAAGGCGATGATCGCCGTCGTCGGTGCCGCCGCGCCTCCACCACCGAGAGCGATTGCCGGAGCGATCACGTTGACCGTGCAGCACGGCAACAAGTTCCCGCAGAAGACCAAACGCCAGGGAAGCGTGGCACCAACGTATGGCGGCACTTACGAGTCGAGCTTTGTCTTGTCTGGCGGGATTATCGGGACCTTTCGCGGATCGATCTGGCCCGACGATATGACGATCAAAGGGCACGTGATCGACGGCACCTACCCGCTGCATATCGGCTTTCATAAAGGTGGCAACAAAGCGAAGCAAACCGCAGCCGACCTGGTAGTGAAAGAGCAGGGAGTTCGGCCAGGTCTGTTGGTGAATGCGCGAAGTTCGGTCCCGGTGAAAAGCGATAACCCGGGCAAGACGATCTCTTCCGGAATCAACGTGCACAATGGTTTCTATAGTGCTCGGTTCTCGGATGGTTGTCTGACGTTGCATCCCAACGACTGGCAAAGGTTCATGCAGATCTTCATCGATGGCTTTCCCGACATCAACGATTGGCACACGCTGGGTAACAACACCGGCAAACGGATCGGCCAACTGATCGTCAAACCGTAACGTAGGATGGCTCTTCGAGCGGACAGAAACGAGAAACAAAAAAGGTTGGCTGCGAAGTTCCTCGCGGCCAACCTTTTTCAATTGTGGCGATCCGTGTGATCTGACGTTTGAAGTTAAGGCTTCGTCGGATCAGACCACGGAGCGTCTTCCGATGTGTTCTCTGGCGTCGACCAGGGAGCATCCTCTTCGCTCTTTTCGGTCTTCGATTTTTCGCCGTCGACCCCGCCGGAAAGTTCGGGTGGCGGCTTCAATTCGCCTGGGATTAAACCGCGCGTAGTGATCTGGGTCGTACCGAGGCCGCGACGATAGTCTTTGTGAATCACGCGTGCCGGGATGTCGGCCCGCGAGAAGAAACTAACGCTGGGGACTTCCCACTTGTTGACGATATCTTGAATTGACGCGTCGCCAAAGATCGTGAAGCGATCGGGCAAACCCCCACCCATGCCGCTGCTCCAAAGCACTTCTGGACCACGTACCAATTTAAGTGAATACTCGTTGGGGGTGTACGTGACCG
This genomic window from Bremerella sp. JC817 contains:
- a CDS encoding deoxyhypusine synthase family protein → MSISAFMEKHYRHFNAREMLDAAKTYKSMVDGGGKMFMSIAGAMSTAELGISLAEMIRADKVHAISCTAANFEEDFFNLVAHDDYAMCTNYRDLSPEDEFQLREDGFNRVTDTCIPETVIRHFEHNLLEYWKEADEKGEQHFPTDYFFRLLKDGKLQEHYQIPAEHSWVLAAYEKGIPVFTPGWEDSTLGNIFAARVYDGTLSSHNVIHPGTRMMQDLVKWYLEHEKKGIGFYQIGGGIAGDFAICAVPLILQDLEKRDVNLWSYFCQISDSTTSFGSYSGAVPNEKITWYKLGKDSPKYMINSDASIVAPLMFSYILGQ
- a CDS encoding DUF1559 domain-containing protein, producing MKCRRSLSGFTLVELLVVIAIIGVLVALLLPAVQSAREAARRAQCTNQMRQLGLAIHNHHDSHKFFPTAGRGWDYLPTFNVNHDQVDGSPLVGAQQEAGWQYQILPYLEQMNVYQGDNYGTAEERGHRIAEAVIQTYYCPSRRAAAPTPQSYRQSKYKNVAMTVPSGTHEIGKSDYTACCRDSRPRELNTTMPSQFSDDSTSLYNVGFNDISNGYGWAKRTEYWSGGKTGTLTFSGISDGSSTTLFIGEKRMQVGYIGQNPGNDDNGWVSGWDNDSVALAGRLPGPDAPNVPYTDAFGSAHPSGFNALFGDGSVRQIPYGVDVVVLVRMSHVADGRSYKDP
- a CDS encoding carboxypeptidase-like regulatory domain-containing protein yields the protein MKQKYCILSMALIALAGLIFSGCGSGGNQVTVSGQVVENGQPIPVPNYEEGVNNVALVFVPLDESGEMKDEAAHGANASEDGKFTVTGNMGNGIPPGKYRVAVRMTSMSKDGMASDDAWKGKYGPTSSPFVFDISSSTKDLKIDLAEAPKS
- a CDS encoding DUF1559 domain-containing protein, whose translation is MKNYRGFTLVELLVVIAIIGVLVALLLPAVQSAREAARRTQCANHMRQIGLAIHNHHDTHQHFPAGGRGWQHFPTFNVDWGQTGGSPEVGVKQEAGWMYQILPYLDQMNVYLGDNHGTVEERGIRIYGAVIPTFYCPSRRAAAATPRNITPSLYRSVDVGAPSGMYEVGKNDYTACCASDRPHELKNILPSKYPDDNALNNAGFRSISNGYGFIKRTEYWHPDGPRNTGLLTFSGIPDGSSTTLFVGEKRMAVSTIGQNPGNDNEGYACGWDQDTIGRADMLSGPDLPSIVSTVAYGSAHPGGYNALFGDGSVINLAYGIDVEVQSRMGHIADGRSFKMP
- a CDS encoding DUF456 domain-containing protein; translation: MVYVAATLLLLANMTAWVSTLITLPGNWILLLFTFLYAFFLPAEYYPRVSWTVVIVMAVLAILGEVLEFLAGAAGAAKQGGSRWGIVLSLVGAFVGSLTGAIMLSFVPVIGTMIGALLGGALGAFGGAWAGEHNTAKTHEERWAIGKGAFVGRIMGTVGKLAVGIIMLVLVTLDSFFDLSARPIVTEAVSMLSP
- a CDS encoding DUF1697 domain-containing protein, translated to MAKLSQYVAFMRGLNLGRRRLSMDQLRGYFEELGYDAVETYIASGNVIFQTAKKSDAKLASEIADHLQHSLGYEVDTFVRTAAEVRQIASAEIFPQQSEDGWSMHVSFLAKALAPKTVKALETIETDEDLFRVVGREIFWLRYGKMSDSEVWNLPEMKALKLPSSTMRNMNTVRKLSAKYLA
- a CDS encoding DUF1559 domain-containing protein, encoding MQRRGFTLVELLVVIAIIGVLIALLLPAVQQAREAARRMSCSNNLKQIGLALHNYHDTFNTFPPSSIAGAANTGAHGPTAWVSLLPFMEQGALFNQIKTTSNNFRMTFWLGSTGSGPLRAILKDISVDGYWCPSSPLPRFETAGPSGDTVSIQQTDYILIAGSDNHITTDHAATNSSYISDGGVFRNFVGTSFRDITDGTSNTFCIAEQSGFTTDGSNKTFDGRGHPVSGWYMGAKITARPNGTDGSWGADTRCWNITTVRQGIGTSIIGGNWAKADACNTPIQSAHPGGALVIVSDASIRFLPETLDVNVGKNLADRDDGNVVQLP
- a CDS encoding amidohydrolase; the encoded protein is MAPQLILHHGKITTLDPSQPEVTAVAISDGKVSALGSDPEILPLADSQTKVIDLNQRRVIPGLNDSHLHVIRAGLYYNLELRWDGVPTVAQALEQLRVQAENTPPPQWVRIIGGWNEFQFAEGRMPTLDEINQAAPDTPVLVLHLYDSAMLNKAALRALGFDKTTPNPPGGLIARDRQGNPTGLLIAEPSALILYSTIANAPKLSYEDQLNSTRQYMRELNRFGVTSASDAGGGGQNYPDDYAVVRKLDDDGHLTLRIAYSLFAQKPGEELNDYRRWLGMTRPGAGSDLLKVNGAGENLVWSAADFENFLQPRPDLRPTMEHELEAVVRTLAESNWPWRIHATYDESIGRFLDIFERVHRDTPIDQLRWFIDHAETVSDQNLERIAAMGGGIAIQHRMAYQGEYYIRRYGTESVKRKPPLRKMLQMGLPVGAGTDGTRVASYHPWTCLWWMVTSKTVGGTVMHDESDRLSREEALRLYTAGSAWFSHDDDKKGTLSVGHYGDLAVLSDDYFSVEENAIRGLESVLTVVGGKVVYGNEEFRSLAPALPAVSPDWSPVARFGGYDNSQPAPPQHQHQPIMAADGRVWSSGCGCGI